The sequence TCGAACCGACGTAAGAGCCCCCACTCGCTCAACGCCCGCAGGCCGCCCTATCCTTCAAAGCCGCAATGACCTTCCGGTTCGCCGCCGGAAAGGGATATTTCTCGAGCTCATCAACCCCGACCCACCTCACCGCGTCACACCCGATCGCCCGCGCCCGCCCGCCGACGTGCCGGCACAAAAATGTGTGCAGCGTGATCCGAAAATGCGAATACGCGTGATCCACCGCCACAAACCGCTCGACCACCTCCACCTCGATCCCCACCTCCTCCCGCACCTCACGAACCACCGCCTCCTCAAGCGTCTCGCCCGCCTCCCGCTTGCCGCCCGGAAACTCCCACATCCCCGCCAGAAGCCCCGTCGACGGTCGACGGTCGATCAACACCCGCCCGCCCTTGCGAATGATCGCAGCCGCCACGTCATAATGCGGCGTCGGCTGCCGACCGCCGCTGTTCGGCAGCCGCTCCTGCCGCCCGCGAGCCCGCCCCAGACACTCGCTCCGCACCGGACACCCCTCGCACGCCGGACTCCGCACCGTGCACGCCAAAGCCCCCAAATCCATCAACGCCTGATTGAAATCACCCGCCCGACCACGCGGCG is a genomic window of Phycisphaerae bacterium containing:
- the mutY gene encoding A/G-specific adenine glycosylase, yielding MRWFAGHRRELPWRRRGDAYAVWVSEIMLQQTQVATAEPYYVRFLERFADVESLAEAGFEEVLKQWEGLGYYSRARNLHRTAKLVVGEYGGEFPSEAAELRKLPGIGRYTAGAIASIAFGRDEAVVDGNVARVLCRLFDVGGPVKSSAVQKRLWRLAEALAPRGRAGDFNQALMDLGALACTVRSPACEGCPVRSECLGRARGRQERLPNSGGRQPTPHYDVAAAIIRKGGRVLIDRRPSTGLLAGMWEFPGGKREAGETLEEAVVREVREEVGIEVEVVERFVAVDHAYSHFRITLHTFLCRHVGGRARAIGCDAVRWVGVDELEKYPFPAANRKVIAALKDRAACGR